A genomic stretch from Deltaproteobacteria bacterium includes:
- a CDS encoding transposase yields MRNYRKTSHSVYDLKFHLVWITKYRKPVLFGNVATRLRDLI; encoded by the coding sequence ATGAGAAACTACCGCAAGACATCCCATTCCGTTTACGACTTAAAGTTTCATCTGGTCTGGATCACGAAATACCGCAAGCCGGTTCTCTTTGGAAACGTGGCAACACGTTTGCGGGACCTGATA